One stretch of Paenibacillus sp. FSL R5-0341 DNA includes these proteins:
- the metG gene encoding methionine--tRNA ligase translates to MKQEHLKEEKSFMADQKTFYLTTPIYYPSDKLHIGHAYTTVAGDAMVRYKRLRGYDAHYLTGTDEHGQKIERKAQEKGQTPQAFIDDIVVGIKELWNKLDISNDDFIRTTEERHKTIVQDIFDRLLKQGDIYKGEYEGWYSIPDETYYTETQLVDVEKNEKGEIISAKSPDSGHPVELVKEESYFFRMSKYADRLLKYYEENPGFIQPESRKNEMINNFIKPGLEDLAVSRTTFEWGVKVKGDPKHVVYVWIDALSNYITALGYGSSDSSLYNKFWPADVHLVGKEIVRFHTIYWPIMLMALDLPLPKKVFAHGWLLMKDGKMSKSKGNVVDPVTLIDRYGLDALRYYLLREVPFGSDGTFTPESFVERVNSDLANDLGNLLNRTVAMVDKYFEGKAPAFASNGTEFDASLEEAGHATVEKVEQAMENLQFSVALTAISQFVSRTNKYIDETQPWALARDEAKRDELASVMSHLIESLRISSILLQPFLTRAPHKIWAQLGIQEGELTAWDSAKQWGLVPAGNALQKGDPIFPRLDSEQEIAYISEAMTGGQKAAQPETSQADAGASAAVEPVTAPEGTEEIGIDDFAKVELRVAQVIACEPVKKADKLLKLQLDLGYEQRQVVSGIAKFYSPEEMVGRKVICVTNLKPVKLRGELSQGMILAASHGDQLTLATVPDSMPNGAQVK, encoded by the coding sequence ATGAAGCAGGAACATTTGAAGGAGGAGAAGTCATTCATGGCTGACCAAAAAACATTTTATCTGACAACCCCGATTTATTATCCGAGTGACAAATTGCATATTGGGCATGCGTATACAACGGTGGCGGGAGATGCGATGGTTCGATACAAGCGTCTACGCGGTTATGATGCTCATTATCTGACAGGAACCGACGAACATGGCCAGAAGATTGAGCGCAAGGCACAAGAGAAAGGACAGACACCGCAAGCTTTTATCGACGATATCGTTGTGGGGATCAAGGAACTGTGGAACAAGTTGGATATTTCCAATGACGACTTTATCCGTACAACCGAAGAGCGTCACAAAACCATTGTTCAGGATATCTTTGATCGTTTGCTGAAACAAGGAGATATCTACAAAGGTGAGTACGAAGGCTGGTACAGCATTCCGGATGAGACGTATTACACAGAGACTCAACTGGTGGATGTAGAGAAGAATGAGAAGGGTGAGATTATCTCGGCCAAGAGCCCGGATAGCGGACACCCGGTTGAATTGGTCAAAGAAGAATCTTACTTCTTCCGTATGAGCAAATATGCAGATCGTTTGTTGAAATATTATGAAGAGAACCCGGGCTTTATTCAGCCGGAATCCCGTAAGAACGAGATGATCAACAACTTCATCAAGCCAGGTCTTGAGGACTTGGCTGTATCGCGGACTACATTTGAATGGGGCGTCAAAGTTAAAGGCGATCCAAAACACGTGGTCTACGTGTGGATTGATGCGTTGTCCAACTATATTACAGCTTTGGGCTACGGTTCATCCGATTCATCCCTGTACAACAAATTCTGGCCTGCAGACGTTCATCTGGTAGGTAAAGAAATTGTTCGTTTCCATACGATTTACTGGCCAATTATGTTAATGGCGTTGGATCTACCTTTGCCGAAGAAAGTCTTTGCACATGGCTGGTTGTTGATGAAGGATGGAAAAATGTCCAAATCCAAAGGCAATGTGGTTGATCCGGTGACTCTGATTGACCGCTACGGTCTCGATGCATTGCGTTATTACCTGCTGCGTGAAGTGCCGTTTGGTTCCGATGGTACATTTACACCAGAGAGCTTCGTAGAACGTGTTAACTCCGACCTCGCGAACGATCTGGGTAACCTGCTGAACCGTACCGTTGCGATGGTAGACAAATATTTTGAAGGCAAAGCCCCGGCGTTTGCTTCGAATGGTACTGAATTTGATGCTTCACTCGAGGAAGCAGGTCATGCCACGGTAGAAAAAGTGGAGCAGGCGATGGAAAACCTGCAGTTTTCCGTAGCACTGACGGCGATCAGCCAGTTTGTCAGCCGCACGAATAAATATATTGATGAGACGCAACCGTGGGCGCTGGCTCGTGATGAAGCGAAACGCGACGAATTGGCATCCGTTATGTCTCACCTGATCGAAAGCTTGCGGATTTCTTCCATCTTGCTGCAACCGTTCCTGACACGTGCTCCTCACAAAATTTGGGCACAGCTCGGCATTCAGGAAGGCGAACTTACAGCTTGGGATTCAGCCAAGCAATGGGGTCTGGTTCCCGCTGGGAATGCCTTGCAAAAAGGTGATCCAATCTTCCCGCGTCTGGATTCCGAACAGGAAATTGCTTATATCTCCGAAGCAATGACTGGCGGCCAAAAAGCGGCACAGCCTGAAACAAGTCAAGCAGATGCTGGAGCTTCGGCAGCTGTTGAACCGGTAACCGCACCTGAGGGTACCGAAGAGATCGGGATTGACGATTTTGCCAAAGTTGAACTGCGTGTCGCACAAGTCATTGCCTGCGAACCTGTCAAAAAAGCGGATAAATTGCTGAAATTGCAGCTCGATCTGGGTTATGAGCAGCGCCAGGTCGTATCGGGAATCGCGAAGTTCTATTCCCCAGAAGAGATGGTTGGACGCAAAGTTATCTGTGTGACTAACCTTAAACCAGTGAAACTTCGTGGTGAACTGTCTCAGGGTATGATACTTGCAGCATCGCATGGCGACCAGCTTACACTGGCTACTGTACCAGACAGCATGCCTAATGGCGCACAAGTGAAATAA
- the splB gene encoding spore photoproduct lyase — translation MSTSVASPPVRKAKGTKPFIPDLVYFEPGALEYDKGKRIMEWVTSKNIPYQMTTSHNRITNLPGETEQEKYRMAKRTLVVGVRKTLKFDQSKPSAEYAIPISTGCMGHCHYCYLQTTLGAKPYVRVYVNTEEIIQAAKGYIEERAPELTRFEAACTSDPVGLEHITENLSDLIRFMAEEEYGRLRFVTKYHHVDPLLNIKHNGHTRIRFSVNSDYVIKNFEPATSRFEERIEAAGKIAHAGYPLGFIIAPIMWYEGWEEGYSELLQKLADTLPEEATKDLTFEMIQHRFTKTAKATIEKRYPKTKLEMDIEKRKMKWGRWGQYKYVYKDDQQDALREFITERIFEHFPLANIDYFT, via the coding sequence GTGAGTACAAGTGTAGCCTCACCGCCAGTTCGTAAAGCAAAAGGTACTAAACCCTTTATTCCCGATTTGGTGTACTTTGAACCCGGTGCGCTGGAATATGATAAAGGTAAACGAATTATGGAATGGGTCACATCCAAAAACATACCTTATCAGATGACCACATCCCATAACCGGATCACGAACCTGCCGGGTGAAACCGAACAAGAGAAGTATCGGATGGCGAAGCGTACTTTGGTCGTTGGTGTGCGCAAAACCCTCAAGTTCGACCAGTCGAAACCTTCAGCGGAATATGCCATTCCCATATCTACAGGCTGTATGGGGCACTGTCATTATTGTTATCTTCAAACCACACTTGGCGCTAAACCTTATGTCCGTGTGTACGTCAATACGGAAGAGATCATTCAGGCTGCGAAAGGATACATCGAAGAACGTGCGCCTGAACTCACACGATTTGAAGCCGCCTGTACGTCCGATCCCGTAGGACTTGAGCATATCACGGAGAATTTAAGTGACTTGATCCGTTTTATGGCGGAGGAAGAATATGGACGCTTGCGCTTCGTAACCAAGTATCATCATGTTGATCCATTGTTAAACATTAAGCATAATGGCCACACTCGTATCCGCTTTAGCGTCAATTCCGATTATGTCATCAAAAACTTTGAACCGGCTACTTCCAGATTTGAAGAGCGTATTGAAGCTGCTGGCAAAATTGCACATGCTGGTTATCCTCTGGGATTCATTATCGCTCCCATTATGTGGTATGAAGGCTGGGAAGAAGGATACTCGGAGCTTTTGCAGAAGCTCGCAGATACGCTGCCAGAGGAAGCAACCAAGGATCTTACGTTTGAGATGATTCAGCACCGTTTTACCAAAACGGCTAAAGCGACTATTGAGAAGCGATATCCCAAAACCAAGCTGGAGATGGATATCGAGAAACGTAAGATGAAATGGGGACGCTGGGGTCAGTACAAATATGTGTATAAAGATGACCAGCAAGATGCGCTGCGAGAGTTCATTACGGAACGTATCTTTGAACATTTCCCACTAGCCAATATTGATTACTTCACCTAA
- a CDS encoding Fur family transcriptional regulator codes for MLSTEQIISTMSSQGLRITDQRKTLARLFAESPGYLTPKDVYEYMGKTYSGLSFDTVYRNLRVMQELGVLEQVIFEDGVKFRAHCSEDHHHHHMICLKCQKTYPIVFCPMQLADAPEQFQVVDHKFEVFGYCKDCAEHAPAKTASGHQHAHGKH; via the coding sequence ATGCTGTCGACAGAACAGATTATTTCGACCATGTCCTCACAGGGGCTCCGCATTACCGATCAGCGGAAAACTTTGGCCCGGTTATTTGCCGAGTCGCCCGGGTATCTTACACCCAAGGACGTCTATGAATATATGGGTAAGACTTATAGCGGACTGAGTTTTGACACGGTATATCGGAATTTGCGTGTGATGCAGGAACTGGGTGTACTGGAACAGGTCATCTTTGAAGATGGCGTTAAATTCAGAGCACACTGTAGTGAAGATCATCATCACCATCATATGATCTGTCTGAAATGTCAGAAGACATATCCTATTGTTTTTTGCCCGATGCAGCTTGCGGATGCGCCTGAGCAATTTCAGGTTGTGGATCACAAGTTCGAGGTATTTGGATATTGCAAGGACTGTGCTGAGCATGCGCCGGCCAAAACGGCGTCTGGACATCAACACGCTCACGGGAAGCACTGA
- a CDS encoding cytochrome c biogenesis protein CcdA → MPDVNVWMAFVAGLVSFISPCCLPLYPSYLSYITGMTVQQLKDDRNQREVRFKTMTHTLAFILGFSAVFYSLGLGAGLFGQFFNDNRELIRQLSAILIMLMGLFLLGVFKPQFLMKERKLDMKWKPAGYLGSFIFGIGFSAGWSPCIGPILTAIIAMAASEPTTWLALITGYTAGFAIPFFILAFFIGSTRWILRYSNVMMKIGGALMLFLGILLFTDQMTKITIWLQQITPDWMII, encoded by the coding sequence ATGCCTGATGTTAATGTATGGATGGCTTTTGTAGCAGGTTTGGTCTCATTTATATCACCATGTTGTCTTCCGCTGTATCCATCATACCTCTCCTACATTACAGGTATGACGGTGCAACAGTTGAAGGATGACCGCAATCAGAGAGAAGTCCGTTTTAAGACGATGACGCACACGCTGGCGTTTATTTTGGGCTTCTCGGCTGTATTTTATTCGCTTGGCCTGGGTGCAGGATTGTTTGGTCAGTTTTTCAATGATAACCGTGAGCTGATCAGGCAATTGTCTGCAATTCTGATTATGCTTATGGGATTGTTTTTGCTTGGTGTATTCAAACCTCAATTTCTGATGAAGGAACGCAAGCTGGATATGAAATGGAAACCTGCTGGATATCTGGGCTCATTTATATTTGGTATCGGTTTCTCGGCAGGCTGGTCGCCCTGTATTGGTCCCATTCTAACAGCGATCATTGCGATGGCTGCGAGTGAGCCCACAACCTGGCTGGCGCTGATTACAGGCTATACGGCAGGGTTTGCGATACCGTTCTTCATTTTGGCGTTTTTCATCGGTTCGACACGTTGGATCTTACGGTATTCCAATGTCATGATGAAAATCGGGGGAGCATTAATGCTGTTCCTTGGTATATTGCTTTTTACAGATCAGATGACGAAGATTACCATCTGGTTGCAGCAGATTACACCAGACTGGATGATTATTTAA
- a CDS encoding metal ABC transporter ATP-binding protein, with amino-acid sequence MKGGFAMQQIMPLCHDPIIEIEKLSFSYGDQRVIDNLDFMAQERDFVGIIGSNGAGKTTLLRMLVGLLPPAQGDIKLFGQSIRRFKDWDRIGYVPQKNAFNPLFPATVREVVMSGLYNNKNMFRRMSRKCQQQCTDALQVMRIEDLANKRIGQLSGGQQQRVFLARALINHPDLLILDEPTVGIDAESQASFFELITHMHEHHRMTFLMVSHDMDRMESYLGSEAAVTNGKINFHVRHSHEVQDCAETNLQHTTAQVR; translated from the coding sequence ATGAAGGGCGGCTTTGCCATGCAGCAAATCATGCCACTATGTCATGATCCAATTATAGAGATCGAGAAACTATCATTTTCCTATGGGGACCAGCGGGTGATTGATAATCTCGATTTTATGGCCCAGGAACGGGACTTTGTCGGGATTATCGGATCCAACGGGGCAGGTAAAACGACATTGCTGCGCATGTTGGTAGGATTATTGCCTCCTGCGCAGGGAGATATTAAACTATTCGGACAGTCGATCCGCAGGTTCAAAGACTGGGACAGAATTGGGTATGTGCCTCAAAAGAATGCATTTAACCCGTTGTTCCCTGCGACCGTTCGTGAAGTGGTCATGTCCGGCTTGTACAATAACAAAAACATGTTCCGTCGTATGTCTCGCAAATGTCAGCAGCAGTGTACGGATGCTCTGCAAGTCATGCGGATCGAGGATCTGGCGAACAAACGTATTGGTCAGTTGTCCGGCGGGCAGCAGCAGCGTGTATTTTTGGCGCGAGCGCTTATTAATCACCCGGATCTGTTGATTCTGGATGAACCAACCGTAGGTATTGATGCTGAATCACAGGCTAGTTTCTTTGAACTGATTACGCATATGCATGAACATCACCGCATGACTTTTCTGATGGTGTCTCATGATATGGATCGGATGGAGAGTTATCTGGGTTCTGAGGCTGCGGTAACGAATGGCAAAATTAATTTCCATGTACGTCATTCGCATGAGGTGCAAGATTGTGCTGAAACCAACCTGCAACATACCACTGCACAGGTACGCTAG
- a CDS encoding stalk domain-containing protein: protein MNFKKKLSILTAFAVFQAFAVIPANAQSADQSDTTPVNTAKVKSVEVVKKEQTIAESEVKSGTDTPTSNNETTEEVDPETNVPTGTDGTPVDPVTEPTDEEGTAEETPAPAPVEVEQPSTGSSSVAGGGGGDLTLYMNSNKMMQDGKTYLAGQPMAVKNGVSYVAIRALVDRVGYDVKYDNTTKETIIISGEDELRFKTNSKIYTVNGVSRTMKGAAYQQKNTFMVPLTSITQALNITYKVNQPAKTVVLNLSTKPVASFSVQKEVFAGEQVTYTTRSSSPKGLSIVDERWTGRQDSFDQPGIYTVTYAVQDSSGQWSDPYSVTIKVERPNLPPVAMFTTDKEEYKMGEKITYIDQSTDDENAIVKTEWDNNALAFFVPGPKTVTITVTDKHGASDSYTKMINITGETLYSLSDFNQLFTPVGEKFTFDGGGVPALEKVLFTYYDEPSLLIRSNSPETVNTEGIVYKESSFGQTRFMIHHVNNTGKNVKMYVVATNNNAYTASIEQQNMGFAGPSPFATVAGKLSIDRWFQSMQNGTGQKKVYIQPGESKLILNDLSVLRMKQGQVISLYSDVFSDYELDYNIIMIEENKDPMEVLSSLPVLDRDGVHNRGTYPNATRIITYDQEVGSKPARLPLGDNASDPNLVGTDPMAYTEASNAGNFGVLYKITLNNVAPRTLISFNPRGGRYSGVALVNGQVVQISTGKSVTAPNEQSVMYRTGSYGESVTILFSAAPGSNLPVNLLFTPLPAEK from the coding sequence ATGAATTTCAAGAAAAAATTGTCCATACTTACCGCTTTTGCTGTTTTTCAGGCGTTTGCAGTGATTCCTGCGAATGCACAATCAGCTGATCAGAGCGATACTACACCAGTGAATACAGCCAAAGTTAAATCCGTGGAGGTTGTGAAGAAAGAACAAACCATCGCGGAATCCGAAGTGAAATCCGGAACAGACACTCCAACATCAAATAATGAAACAACTGAAGAAGTGGACCCCGAAACCAATGTTCCTACAGGAACAGACGGTACTCCGGTTGATCCGGTAACGGAACCGACGGACGAAGAAGGTACAGCTGAGGAAACACCAGCACCTGCACCAGTTGAAGTGGAGCAACCGTCTACAGGGAGTTCATCTGTCGCTGGAGGCGGGGGTGGAGACCTCACGCTATATATGAACAGCAATAAAATGATGCAAGATGGAAAAACATATCTTGCCGGACAGCCAATGGCTGTTAAAAACGGTGTATCCTATGTAGCCATCCGTGCTTTGGTAGATCGGGTCGGCTATGATGTTAAATACGATAACACGACCAAAGAAACGATCATTATTAGTGGTGAAGATGAGCTGCGTTTCAAAACAAACAGCAAGATCTATACCGTTAATGGTGTGTCCAGAACGATGAAGGGCGCGGCTTATCAACAAAAGAATACGTTCATGGTGCCGCTGACGTCGATTACGCAGGCCCTGAACATCACTTATAAAGTAAACCAGCCTGCGAAAACGGTTGTATTGAATCTGAGTACCAAACCAGTAGCCAGCTTCTCGGTACAAAAAGAAGTTTTTGCTGGGGAGCAGGTAACCTACACAACCAGATCCAGTTCACCAAAAGGACTCAGCATTGTTGATGAGCGTTGGACTGGCCGTCAGGATTCATTCGACCAACCAGGTATATATACGGTAACCTATGCGGTCCAGGATTCGAGTGGTCAATGGAGTGATCCATACTCGGTTACGATTAAGGTTGAAAGACCGAATCTGCCACCAGTTGCGATGTTTACGACAGATAAGGAAGAATACAAAATGGGTGAGAAAATCACCTATATTGATCAAAGCACAGATGATGAAAATGCGATTGTAAAAACAGAATGGGATAACAATGCCCTTGCATTCTTTGTTCCAGGACCGAAGACCGTAACGATTACAGTTACCGATAAACATGGTGCTAGCGATAGCTATACCAAGATGATCAATATTACGGGCGAAACGCTATACAGTTTGTCCGACTTCAACCAATTGTTCACACCTGTGGGTGAGAAATTTACCTTCGACGGTGGCGGAGTACCGGCATTGGAGAAAGTTCTTTTCACGTATTATGACGAACCAAGTCTGCTGATCCGCAGTAACAGCCCGGAAACTGTGAATACGGAAGGCATCGTGTACAAGGAATCTTCCTTCGGACAGACACGCTTCATGATTCACCATGTGAACAATACGGGCAAAAACGTGAAAATGTACGTTGTAGCGACAAACAACAATGCTTACACGGCGTCCATTGAACAGCAAAACATGGGCTTTGCAGGACCGTCACCTTTTGCAACGGTAGCTGGAAAGTTGTCGATTGACCGTTGGTTCCAATCCATGCAGAATGGGACGGGTCAAAAGAAAGTGTACATCCAGCCAGGAGAAAGCAAGCTGATTCTCAATGATCTGAGTGTACTTCGAATGAAACAGGGACAAGTCATCTCCTTGTATTCAGATGTATTCAGTGACTACGAACTGGATTACAACATTATCATGATCGAAGAAAACAAGGACCCGATGGAAGTGTTGTCGAGCCTGCCGGTTCTGGATCGTGATGGGGTTCACAACCGTGGAACGTATCCAAATGCAACACGGATTATTACGTACGATCAAGAAGTAGGTTCGAAGCCTGCACGTCTTCCACTTGGAGATAATGCAAGTGATCCAAACCTTGTAGGAACGGATCCTATGGCGTACACGGAAGCATCCAACGCAGGTAACTTCGGTGTATTGTACAAAATCACATTAAATAATGTGGCTCCACGCACGTTGATCTCATTCAACCCTCGTGGAGGCAGATACTCAGGTGTGGCTCTCGTGAACGGACAGGTCGTTCAGATTTCCACAGGTAAATCTGTAACTGCACCTAATGAGCAAAGCGTGATGTATCGCACAGGTTCGTACGGCGAGAGTGTAACCATTCTCTTCTCGGCGGCACCAGGAAGTAACCTCCCTGTCAACCTGCTGTTCACGCCGCTTCCGGCTGAAAAGTAA
- a CDS encoding zinc ABC transporter substrate-binding protein, producing the protein MKLLWTGLLILSLLVLSACGQDSSNSAKMVEGKVNVVTTFYPVYAFTTAIGGEDANVINLLPTGVEPHDWTPKSQDIVNTSKAQLFFYNGAGLEGWVPNFLKSLNSDTQVKSVAVSEGVKLLTAEGDDGHGHGEEHEDEHADEHADEATSEDVADHHTDPHTWVSPKSAMIMAENIKNSLVEVDPDHKAGYEQRYEELRTKLETLDQRFTDELATVPNKEIVVSHQAFGYLARDYGLSQHAIMGLSPDAEPTGQDIVKLAKLVKDEGIKYIFFEELVSDKLAKTLASEAGVETMVLNPVEGLTKEQATNGDDYFTLMEKNLQNLLIALK; encoded by the coding sequence ATGAAGTTGCTGTGGACGGGTTTGCTGATTCTCAGTTTGCTGGTATTGTCTGCGTGTGGGCAGGATAGTTCCAATAGTGCCAAGATGGTTGAAGGCAAAGTAAATGTTGTGACGACATTTTATCCTGTATATGCTTTTACGACTGCAATCGGTGGCGAAGATGCCAATGTCATTAACCTGCTGCCAACGGGAGTAGAGCCACATGACTGGACTCCGAAGAGTCAGGATATTGTTAATACGTCCAAGGCACAGCTGTTCTTCTATAATGGAGCTGGACTGGAAGGATGGGTACCGAATTTCCTGAAGTCGCTGAACAGTGATACACAGGTGAAGTCGGTTGCCGTCAGCGAAGGTGTTAAGCTGTTAACCGCTGAGGGTGATGATGGGCATGGTCACGGCGAAGAGCATGAAGACGAGCATGCAGATGAACACGCAGATGAGGCTACCAGTGAAGATGTCGCTGACCATCATACGGATCCACATACGTGGGTTAGTCCGAAATCGGCCATGATCATGGCTGAAAACATCAAAAATAGTCTCGTTGAGGTAGATCCTGATCACAAAGCAGGTTACGAACAACGTTACGAAGAGCTCCGTACGAAGCTTGAGACGCTGGATCAGCGTTTTACGGATGAACTGGCTACAGTACCGAACAAGGAAATTGTTGTTTCGCACCAAGCGTTCGGCTATCTTGCACGTGATTATGGATTAAGCCAGCATGCCATTATGGGACTTTCCCCGGATGCTGAACCGACAGGACAGGATATCGTGAAGCTTGCGAAACTCGTTAAAGATGAAGGCATTAAGTACATTTTCTTCGAAGAGCTGGTATCTGACAAATTGGCGAAAACACTGGCAAGCGAGGCAGGCGTTGAAACGATGGTCCTTAATCCGGTTGAGGGATTGACCAAAGAGCAGGCAACAAACGGGGATGATTATTTCACCCTGATGGAGAAAAATTTGCAAAATCTGCTGATCGCATTAAAATAA
- the yidD gene encoding membrane protein insertion efficiency factor YidD: protein MKLSRRIAQAPIRVYRNYISPLTPPTCRFYPSCSAYAMEAIEVHGALKGSLLTAKRIAKCHPFHPGGVDLVPPKTEKSTLVSE, encoded by the coding sequence ATGAAGTTATCGCGTAGAATAGCTCAGGCACCCATTCGGGTCTACCGCAACTATATCTCTCCATTGACGCCGCCAACATGCCGGTTCTATCCAAGCTGTTCGGCTTATGCCATGGAGGCGATTGAAGTGCACGGTGCGCTCAAAGGCTCGTTGCTAACAGCGAAACGCATTGCCAAATGTCACCCGTTTCATCCAGGCGGTGTAGATCTAGTGCCACCGAAGACGGAGAAGTCTACTCTGGTATCAGAGTAA
- a CDS encoding metal ABC transporter permease: MEILMSDFFQRALAGGLLIGITAPLIGLFLVLRRLSMIGDTLSHVTIAGVALGFLIEVYPIAVGLIFAVLASFAIEKLRKAYKTYAELSIAIIMSGGVALASLFFTLGKGYNADVMSYLFGSIYTLDATDLKLVGVVTLIVVIVVALLHKEFFLLSFEEDAAAVTGLPVRILNMLITVMTALVISTAIKIVGALLVSALLTIPVAVSLLMARSFKSAIILSVVIGEIAVVLGLVVAGIWNLAPGATIVLLLIMMLILTMIGKKGFRA; this comes from the coding sequence TTGGAAATATTAATGAGTGATTTTTTTCAGCGTGCCCTAGCGGGTGGATTACTAATTGGCATCACCGCTCCGCTAATCGGACTGTTTCTGGTATTACGGCGTTTATCCATGATTGGAGACACCTTGTCTCATGTGACCATTGCCGGCGTTGCACTTGGATTCCTGATTGAAGTGTATCCCATTGCCGTAGGTTTGATATTTGCCGTACTTGCATCATTTGCGATTGAGAAGCTGCGCAAAGCGTACAAGACTTACGCTGAATTATCGATTGCCATTATCATGTCCGGAGGCGTGGCGTTGGCTTCATTGTTCTTCACGCTGGGCAAAGGATATAATGCAGATGTCATGAGTTACTTGTTCGGCAGTATATATACATTAGACGCTACGGATCTGAAGCTGGTAGGTGTGGTTACGCTGATCGTGGTCATCGTTGTGGCGTTGTTACATAAGGAATTTTTCCTGCTTAGCTTTGAGGAAGATGCGGCAGCGGTTACAGGGTTGCCTGTGAGAATTCTGAACATGTTAATCACGGTGATGACAGCACTCGTCATTAGCACGGCGATCAAGATTGTCGGTGCGCTTCTGGTGTCAGCGCTATTGACCATTCCGGTAGCGGTGAGCCTGTTGATGGCCCGAAGTTTCAAATCTGCTATTATTCTGTCCGTGGTGATCGGCGAAATTGCCGTAGTCCTTGGACTGGTCGTGGCTGGTATCTGGAACCTCGCACCTGGAGCTACAATCGTATTATTGCTGATCATGATGCTGATTCTGACGATGATTGGAAAAAAAGGGTTCCGAGCCTGA